The following coding sequences are from one Paenibacillus stellifer window:
- a CDS encoding (deoxy)nucleoside triphosphate pyrophosphohydrolase, protein MAAAVIYNAEGRILIARRREGKAQAGMWEFPGGKLEEGENICDCLRRELVEEMDIEVEPYAFFGENEHAYGALHIRLTAWKARYVGGVIRLTDHDDFRWEEAGRLEAYPFAAADVPFVRKLVLESRAGEESSC, encoded by the coding sequence GTGGCTGCGGCCGTGATATATAATGCAGAGGGACGGATTCTGATCGCCCGCCGGCGAGAAGGGAAGGCACAGGCGGGAATGTGGGAATTCCCCGGCGGCAAGCTTGAAGAGGGGGAGAACATCTGCGATTGTCTACGGCGTGAGCTGGTTGAGGAGATGGACATCGAGGTGGAGCCATACGCTTTTTTCGGGGAAAATGAGCACGCTTACGGAGCCCTGCATATCCGGCTCACGGCGTGGAAGGCACGCTACGTCGGCGGAGTCATCCGCCTGACTGATCATGACGATTTCCGTTGGGAGGAGGCGGGCCGGCTGGAGGCCTATCCTTTTGCGGCGGCAGATGTTCCGTTTGTCCGGAAGTTGGTCCTGGAGTCTCGCGCAGGGGAGGAAAGCAGCTGTTGA
- a CDS encoding DUF1648 domain-containing protein, with protein MSAAIGLIPVIVYAVLFPKMPSQVPIHFTGGTADRFTGKWGFEPLLLAGLGEVGLALMLLICWAD; from the coding sequence GTGAGCGCTGCCATCGGCCTCATTCCCGTTATTGTCTATGCTGTGTTGTTCCCGAAAATGCCGAGTCAGGTTCCCATTCATTTCACTGGAGGGACGGCGGACCGTTTTACCGGAAAATGGGGCTTCGAGCCGCTGTTGCTCGCCGGGTTGGGCGAGGTTGGACTAGCCTTGATGCTGCTGATCTGCTGGGCTGACTGA
- a CDS encoding sensor histidine kinase, with translation MTSIKGLVHAVREKVVEADEAEEFLDIALLEAERLQRMVADLLDYNALAAGMVGVRHERLEASRLLSEIMYQWMLTKHEDMEEPELVLPAAPVYLSGDPLRIQQIVTNLLNNSLQAKRREAPLRLSVRLTARDGQAEIALADNGEGIPEDRRGRVFEPFFRSSERQTTAMRGLGLGLTFSRLLAEAMHGSLELSEHPQDFGCTIMLKLPLWDMPVQAAAAAKPKSAQLKGALPGLAAQEPLRQTTLRQTT, from the coding sequence GTGACCTCGATCAAGGGATTGGTCCACGCCGTCCGTGAGAAGGTTGTTGAGGCGGACGAAGCCGAGGAATTTCTGGACATCGCGCTGCTGGAGGCGGAGCGGCTACAGCGGATGGTCGCGGACCTGCTCGATTACAACGCGCTTGCAGCCGGCATGGTCGGTGTCCGCCATGAGCGGCTGGAAGCCTCGCGCCTGCTGTCCGAAATTATGTACCAATGGATGCTGACGAAGCATGAAGACATGGAAGAACCGGAGCTCGTTCTTCCCGCTGCGCCGGTCTATCTGTCCGGCGATCCCCTTCGCATTCAGCAGATAGTGACCAATCTGCTGAACAACAGCCTGCAGGCGAAGCGCAGGGAGGCTCCGCTGCGGCTGTCCGTCCGGCTGACAGCCCGGGACGGACAGGCCGAAATCGCCCTCGCGGACAACGGCGAGGGCATTCCCGAAGACCGGCGCGGCAGGGTATTCGAGCCTTTCTTCCGCAGCAGCGAGCGCCAGACAACCGCCATGCGCGGCCTTGGGCTCGGGCTGACCTTCAGCCGTCTGCTGGCCGAGGCTATGCACGGCTCGCTGGAGCTGTCCGAGCATCCCCAGGACTTCGGCTGCACCATCATGCTCAAGCTGCCGCTCTGGGACATGCCGGTCCAGGCCGCTGCCGCCGCCAAGCCTAAGAGCGCCCAGCTCAAGGGCGCTCTGCCGGGCCTGGCGGCACAGGAACCTCTCCGGCAGACGACCTTGAGGCAGACGACCTGA
- a CDS encoding HAMP domain-containing protein, whose amino-acid sequence MLQLKRMKLRSAERRTSILTYWTVRYLILISVGLVAAALLTFWWIRQEATSNRLQTAGLLAQEIADQVNDSGVLAVPPNLGPLIEDRKRFFNLTNDMCVIVTGKDGGLLYSSPSMDEQRMRQELNEDLTDARSPEFKAASAPVSSGGKLLGKVFVLQSKKSLSYIPREEVIFFSVLLLALIGLSWLTIYLLSRKLARPIQRVAAAASEISLGRYDVTLNAEAKERGIHELLGSFREMAGRLHQLEHSRSLMLAGVSMSLRRR is encoded by the coding sequence ATGCTCCAGCTAAAGCGCATGAAGCTTCGCAGCGCGGAGCGCCGGACCTCCATCCTGACCTATTGGACGGTCCGCTATCTGATCCTTATCAGCGTCGGTCTGGTGGCCGCTGCGCTGCTGACCTTCTGGTGGATTCGCCAGGAGGCGACCTCGAACCGGCTGCAGACCGCCGGACTGCTCGCTCAGGAAATTGCCGATCAGGTGAATGACAGCGGCGTCCTGGCGGTTCCCCCGAATCTCGGGCCGCTGATCGAGGACCGCAAACGGTTCTTCAACCTGACCAATGATATGTGCGTCATCGTTACAGGCAAGGATGGCGGGCTCCTGTATTCGTCCCCTTCAATGGACGAACAGCGGATGCGGCAGGAGCTGAATGAGGACCTGACCGATGCCCGAAGTCCGGAATTCAAAGCGGCTTCCGCTCCGGTATCTTCCGGAGGGAAGCTTCTAGGCAAGGTGTTCGTCCTTCAGTCCAAGAAGTCGCTGTCCTACATTCCCAGGGAGGAGGTCATCTTCTTCTCCGTCCTGCTGCTTGCTCTGATCGGCCTAAGCTGGCTGACGATCTATCTGCTGTCCCGCAAGCTGGCCCGCCCGATCCAGCGGGTGGCCGCCGCCGCTTCCGAGATCAGCCTCGGCCGCTACGACGTTACGCTGAATGCGGAGGCGAAGGAAAGGGGAATCCATGAGCTGCTCGGCTCCTTCCGCGAAATGGCGGGCCGGCTTCATCAATTGGAGCATTCCCGCAGTCTCATGCTGGCCGGTGTATCCATGAGCTTAAGACGCCGGTGA
- a CDS encoding response regulator transcription factor, translating to MKPILIVEDEEAISRVLAAYLKKAGFNVNRAADGVAAVESFALSPPSLVLLDVMLPGAGGFELLEHIRSRSSCPVIMLTARDGIDDRLAGLDGGADDYMTKPFVPEEVVARVKAVLRRPSVWSDGSRKRHFGSLLIDYTSGRIFLSGVEVSLSPRDQSLLLFLAEHPNRMFTREQLIEQVWGMDYDGSDRAVDLSVKRLRQALLGWPADEGEIRTLRGTGYQLCSS from the coding sequence ATGAAACCGATTCTGATTGTCGAAGATGAAGAGGCTATTTCCAGAGTACTGGCGGCCTATCTCAAAAAAGCGGGCTTCAACGTCAATCGTGCAGCCGACGGCGTGGCGGCGGTGGAGTCCTTTGCGCTTTCTCCGCCCTCTCTCGTGCTGCTGGATGTCATGCTTCCGGGAGCTGGCGGCTTTGAGCTGCTGGAACATATCCGCAGCAGAAGCAGCTGCCCCGTCATCATGCTGACTGCAAGGGACGGCATTGACGACCGGCTTGCGGGGCTGGACGGCGGGGCCGACGACTATATGACCAAGCCTTTTGTGCCGGAGGAGGTCGTCGCCCGCGTCAAAGCTGTACTGCGGCGTCCTTCCGTATGGTCGGACGGCAGCCGAAAGCGCCACTTCGGCAGCCTGCTCATCGACTATACGTCAGGCCGGATTTTCCTTAGCGGCGTAGAGGTCAGCCTCTCTCCCCGCGACCAGTCTCTGCTTCTCTTCCTTGCCGAGCATCCAAACCGGATGTTCACCCGGGAGCAGCTGATCGAGCAGGTCTGGGGAATGGATTACGATGGCAGCGACCGGGCCGTAGACCTATCGGTCAAGCGGCTGCGGCAGGCGCTGTTAGGATGGCCGGCAGATGAGGGCGAAATCCGAACGCTGCGGGGAACGGGGTATCAGCTATGCTCCAGCTAA
- a CDS encoding YceI family protein — MKTRKWIWWIAGIAVVAVIIGYMIMERSLGNNVEIESVIPSQSASPSAGGGTTSATGAAAGEDQLNGQWTIADASKVYWSVTTSRETVNFVDDAVTGSWTVDLNDPSAMKGEGKVDMSALDSGNGQRDEHVKSDDFLAIGTYPESTFTAASFSELPKEWTEGTSVPVEIKGNLTVKGISKEVVFKSEAAYSGGQLLLSGTTQVTFSDFGMTNPHNVVLETENEFEVRLELVLTKS, encoded by the coding sequence TTGAAAACAAGAAAATGGATATGGTGGATTGCCGGAATCGCCGTGGTGGCGGTTATCATCGGCTACATGATTATGGAGCGCTCGCTCGGCAACAACGTGGAGATTGAGTCCGTCATTCCATCGCAGAGCGCGTCGCCTTCAGCAGGGGGCGGTACGACGTCCGCCACAGGAGCGGCCGCAGGCGAGGACCAGCTCAATGGCCAGTGGACGATCGCGGATGCTTCCAAAGTCTATTGGTCGGTGACGACCTCACGGGAAACGGTCAACTTCGTCGATGACGCCGTAACGGGAAGCTGGACGGTGGATCTGAACGACCCTTCCGCCATGAAGGGCGAGGGCAAGGTGGATATGAGCGCACTCGATTCCGGGAACGGACAGAGGGACGAGCATGTGAAGAGTGATGATTTCCTGGCCATTGGCACTTATCCTGAGTCAACATTTACCGCTGCTTCGTTCTCGGAACTTCCGAAGGAGTGGACGGAGGGTACTTCCGTACCGGTTGAAATCAAGGGGAATTTGACTGTAAAAGGCATCTCGAAGGAAGTTGTGTTCAAGAGCGAAGCGGCATACAGTGGTGGACAGCTGCTGCTCTCCGGAACGACGCAGGTGACCTTCTCCGACTTCGGCATGACCAACCCGCATAACGTGGTGCTTGAGACGGAAAATGAATTCGAGGTCCGTCTCGAATTAGTACTAACGAAATCCTAA
- a CDS encoding ATP-binding protein, which translates to MDKEESRFKLMVLSEAAQELILNEDPQKLLDNLFQKLSAYLDLDIYLNYIFDEDTSRLHLINYHGIPDEEYPLIEWIHLGEGICGGAAQKMTRIIVTDVAHSSDSRFAMIKRFGLQAYVAYPLISYGKLVGTLSFGSRKRTAFSDLELDIIHTIVSQVSIVLERITLISALKTKNHELAQKNRELRHSEEQLASIFAVIPSPVLVISLVDQKIVASNEALLSLLEIGSEELEECYWPQRSEPGSLFMRILEGSLQSLQQGGNVEIALLTAYGRPKICLCHAVTLELNQKPCMLTVFSDLTEHKEYEKEMVRLDQLHLIGEMAAGIGHEVRNPLTTVRGFLQLMQKKDIGSSAYIDVMIEELDRANSIISEFLGLAKNQRLDMRYAQLNSLIGKILPLIQADATVGGKSVIAELGEIPLLFIDEKLIRQLMLNMVRNGLEAMPPDGKLVIRTYTEDEFVVLAVEDSGKGIPADQIEHIWKPFYTTKDGGSGLGLAVCFNVADKHGAKIDVVTGPEGTTFFVRFRVNLI; encoded by the coding sequence TTGGATAAGGAAGAAAGCCGGTTTAAGCTCATGGTCTTGTCGGAGGCTGCGCAGGAGCTGATTTTGAACGAGGACCCTCAGAAGCTGCTGGACAATCTGTTCCAAAAGCTCTCAGCCTATCTGGATCTCGATATTTACCTGAATTACATTTTTGACGAGGACACGTCACGTCTTCATTTGATAAACTACCATGGGATTCCCGATGAGGAGTATCCGCTGATTGAATGGATTCATCTTGGCGAAGGGATCTGCGGCGGCGCAGCCCAGAAGATGACCCGGATTATCGTTACGGATGTCGCCCATTCTTCTGACTCCCGGTTCGCTATGATCAAGCGCTTCGGCCTGCAGGCCTATGTTGCGTATCCCCTTATCTCGTACGGCAAACTGGTGGGTACACTATCGTTCGGCTCCCGCAAGCGGACGGCCTTCTCCGATCTGGAGCTGGATATTATACACACCATCGTCAGCCAGGTGTCGATCGTGCTGGAACGCATTACGCTGATTTCGGCGCTAAAGACCAAGAACCATGAGCTGGCCCAGAAGAACAGGGAGCTCAGGCATTCGGAGGAGCAGTTGGCCTCAATCTTTGCCGTCATCCCGAGTCCGGTGCTTGTCATATCGCTGGTGGATCAGAAGATTGTCGCTTCGAACGAGGCGTTGTTGTCCCTGCTGGAGATCGGAAGCGAAGAGCTGGAGGAATGCTACTGGCCGCAGCGCAGCGAGCCGGGATCGCTGTTCATGCGGATTCTGGAGGGGTCGCTGCAATCGCTCCAGCAGGGCGGTAATGTAGAAATCGCGCTGTTGACCGCCTATGGAAGGCCCAAAATCTGCCTGTGCCACGCCGTCACGCTTGAACTGAATCAGAAGCCCTGCATGCTGACTGTCTTTAGCGACCTAACCGAACATAAAGAGTATGAGAAAGAGATGGTGCGGCTGGACCAGCTTCATCTGATCGGGGAAATGGCGGCCGGAATCGGCCATGAGGTGAGAAATCCGCTTACGACCGTCCGGGGATTTCTGCAGTTAATGCAGAAGAAGGATATTGGAAGTTCCGCTTACATCGATGTGATGATCGAGGAGCTGGACCGCGCGAATTCCATTATTTCCGAGTTTCTCGGACTTGCCAAAAATCAAAGGCTGGATATGAGGTATGCCCAGCTGAATTCGCTTATCGGCAAAATTCTTCCGCTGATCCAGGCGGATGCGACGGTTGGAGGGAAGTCGGTAATCGCCGAGCTCGGCGAAATCCCGCTGCTGTTCATCGACGAGAAGCTGATCCGCCAGCTGATGCTGAACATGGTCCGCAACGGGCTGGAAGCGATGCCGCCGGACGGGAAGCTTGTCATTCGTACTTATACGGAGGACGAATTCGTCGTTCTGGCAGTCGAGGACAGCGGAAAGGGAATTCCCGCCGACCAGATCGAGCATATCTGGAAGCCTTTTTATACGACCAAGGACGGCGGATCGGGGCTGGGGCTGGCCGTCTGCTTTAATGTGGCGGACAAGCATGGCGCCAAGATCGACGTTGTTACGGGACCGGAAGGGACGACGTTTTTTGTCCGGTTCAGGGTCAATCTCATCTAA
- a CDS encoding vWA domain-containing protein, translated as MRCNEVHTKGIEVRSIHTNRRFLTLLGRVLVPLLAVLVLLVPAAVPSAYAAGSGSAASAGASSQIDAVLVLDVSNSMKKSDPGGIADEAMKMFIDMLSTKGDKVGVVAYTDKVQREKALLTINSASDKQDLKNFIDGLDKGPYTDIAVGVDEAVKVLQNGSDPSHEPMIVLLADGNNDFNESTGRTESQSSQELDAAVQTAKKNGYPIYTIGLNADGKLNKNSLSALSTETGGKAFVTDSADDLPQILSEIFADHLKLKVVPVQSITANGAYQEVTVNVPNASVLEANISIISSQPVTAKLTDPSGKEVAIPSNNVLLSKSSTYSLLKLLSPQEGDWKLQVKGVPKDKIDINLIFNYDLDLQLEAIPSKTYKKGDTIPVSAHLFSNGTQVTEQELYGQMKAVLLATDLDTGKTEELPLDNSGGEFKGNFEVKDNHNYQVKVRAEESSFYRESNAVEVKAGGSGTPAPSASQAPLEQAGTGGGLSWTKIVLIAAAILILAVAAAVWMFLKKANKGFVGQLVVEVLDANTGEKTYPQYKKLNGFRGKFNLHQLLQLAPELKESEKLVFTPGAGDRLVLRGSDIAVEKSGRAADASRGLELKSGDRISVPLRSVDKTILLEYLV; from the coding sequence ATGCGTTGTAATGAGGTTCACACCAAGGGAATTGAAGTGCGTTCCATTCACACTAATAGAAGATTTCTGACATTGCTGGGACGGGTGCTGGTTCCGCTGCTGGCCGTTCTCGTGCTTCTGGTTCCGGCAGCTGTGCCTTCCGCCTATGCGGCAGGCTCGGGATCGGCCGCTTCCGCCGGAGCTTCGTCGCAGATCGATGCCGTTCTCGTCCTGGATGTCAGCAATTCGATGAAGAAGAGCGATCCGGGCGGCATCGCGGACGAGGCGATGAAGATGTTCATCGACATGCTCTCAACGAAGGGAGACAAGGTCGGTGTCGTCGCCTATACCGACAAAGTTCAGCGCGAGAAGGCGCTCCTGACCATCAATTCGGCTTCGGACAAGCAGGATTTGAAGAATTTCATCGACGGACTCGACAAGGGTCCCTATACGGATATCGCCGTTGGCGTGGACGAAGCGGTGAAAGTGCTCCAGAACGGCAGCGATCCGAGCCATGAGCCGATGATCGTACTGCTGGCGGACGGCAATAACGACTTCAATGAATCAACTGGGCGCACCGAGAGCCAGTCCAGCCAGGAACTGGATGCAGCGGTGCAAACCGCGAAGAAGAACGGCTACCCGATCTACACAATCGGGCTGAACGCGGACGGCAAGCTGAACAAGAACAGCCTGTCTGCCCTGTCCACCGAAACGGGCGGCAAAGCGTTCGTGACGGATTCGGCGGATGATCTTCCGCAGATTCTGAGCGAGATTTTCGCCGACCATCTGAAGCTTAAGGTTGTTCCGGTGCAGTCCATTACCGCGAACGGCGCCTATCAGGAGGTCACGGTAAATGTACCGAACGCCAGCGTGCTGGAGGCCAACATTTCCATTATCTCCTCGCAGCCGGTTACGGCGAAGCTGACCGATCCTTCGGGCAAGGAGGTAGCGATCCCGTCGAACAATGTCCTTTTGTCAAAATCGTCGACCTACAGCCTGCTGAAGCTGCTGTCACCGCAGGAAGGAGACTGGAAGCTGCAGGTCAAGGGCGTTCCGAAGGATAAGATTGACATCAATCTGATTTTTAACTACGATCTCGATTTGCAGCTGGAGGCTATTCCTTCCAAGACATACAAGAAGGGCGACACGATTCCGGTCTCGGCACATTTGTTCAGCAACGGGACGCAGGTAACGGAGCAGGAGCTGTACGGACAGATGAAGGCCGTGCTGCTTGCAACCGACCTGGACACCGGGAAGACCGAGGAGCTTCCGCTGGATAACAGCGGCGGCGAATTCAAAGGGAATTTTGAAGTCAAGGACAATCATAATTATCAAGTAAAGGTGCGGGCCGAAGAGAGCAGCTTCTACAGGGAGAGCAATGCGGTGGAGGTCAAGGCCGGCGGTTCCGGTACACCGGCGCCAAGTGCGAGTCAGGCACCGCTGGAACAAGCCGGAACGGGCGGCGGCCTCAGTTGGACGAAGATCGTGCTGATTGCGGCGGCGATTCTGATTCTGGCAGTCGCTGCGGCTGTCTGGATGTTCCTGAAGAAAGCGAACAAGGGCTTTGTCGGCCAGCTTGTTGTTGAAGTGCTCGACGCCAACACGGGAGAGAAGACGTACCCGCAGTACAAGAAGCTGAACGGCTTCCGGGGTAAATTCAATCTGCACCAGCTGCTTCAGCTGGCCCCTGAACTTAAGGAGTCGGAGAAGCTGGTCTTCACGCCCGGCGCGGGCGACAGACTGGTGCTTCGGGGCAGCGACATCGCGGTCGAGAAGTCGGGCCGTGCGGCCGACGCCTCCCGGGGGCTGGAGCTGAAGAGCGGGGACCGGATTTCGGTGCCGCTGCGCAGCGTGGACAAAACGATTTTGCTGGAATATCTGGTGTAG
- a CDS encoding tubulin-like doman-containing protein, translating into MKPVVREHIQQLDVSLGGGIVSDKIRVDTIDNPILIIGLGGTGIDALLRLKYQINRRFKLPEDPISKKKRDKPDNVEFLAFETNEQDRGKRYKGIGLDPQNEFVLLANAEIGGLLQNRSILDPYITDWLSPELSITDGMNGAAGVRQAGRLLLFTKINQVVGAIDKKIKTLSVGTNKKLMVFLLTGLSGGTGSGAFLDIAYIVRGIIERDYGSAGIDRVSTLGYLFTPDVNLSNKSLSEHTREYIRKNGYAALKELDYWMNVDSRGERFRQQYGNILTVNSPLPPFNLCHLISATNTEGKLLESAYDYCMNVTAENITNFMASEEKQSGEEFAIHDYISNIRTNIAQMHKSYPANYEYNIIGASSAVLPIEEMTTYLAYRLFDKMDKMFHQAPGQEDIEKLARKLGIDLESVIKTFEARVPEPLPGYENSERLSHGNVIKQQVVDMDTELEQNFLARVREEYIKVSKQLPGDIVGRFGEEMERTFLHPEQGPFYVSRLIFTEKGFCLLKLIQSYIEALRENLLRLPRDIETAREAAEDKLGDARSAFVSKEKKKNAYIEAKINEYWLHADTERTERMIEFYEDLFELLNEENSRIYGVFTEILNALSSIFEKNGDILTSSEEQTDHKGNKTYYWNIVSVPDISKTISKIMDQKDGDDLIRDFAREMLRNSSRWVREQEIDIVRSISEFLSDKFGDLITRSMEEFLVMKYGSEEPLDKLVERTIAGKLDEEAVPVFHLSNSSGSLHFPSWGFVSVPVKAPGILKGIRNYQNNALGKSQFTVKESEVKNRIFWLNTRNGVPLFVYTPLRVYEENYERTILDKEGIGRHLVMTDKNNWTYLPSPIPEQSWGDTYSNARVREYNARVRSEFAKALETGVIVEKGLDENTSNRYTVVFTKPFDLESFLKSFDLQLESPRPNLGEVKKAADELRRLRENGLEREESKDIFGSINRELAQENLIRTPLLTARVREELAKYEALAAKAAELDTVLGRFLDEEKWMDQFLEALYTDTIVKKGALYVYDKDEEEESWEPFANLMKERNYVEYAVYRHFRGLDEKSRSLLLRKAARRAGEMTSAEDVSPLLYRLESLYVSFLESRDALEYEKVEHADGDDMYAFYKAMTGKLGSIRRKLK; encoded by the coding sequence ATGAAACCGGTCGTAAGAGAACATATCCAACAGCTCGACGTATCACTCGGAGGAGGCATTGTCAGCGACAAAATCAGGGTCGACACTATCGACAATCCGATACTTATTATCGGTCTGGGCGGTACCGGGATCGACGCGCTTCTCCGTCTTAAATATCAGATTAACCGCAGGTTCAAGCTGCCGGAAGACCCGATCTCGAAGAAAAAACGCGACAAGCCGGACAACGTTGAGTTCCTGGCTTTTGAGACGAACGAGCAGGACCGCGGCAAGCGTTACAAAGGCATCGGCCTTGATCCGCAGAACGAATTCGTGCTGCTGGCCAACGCGGAAATCGGCGGCCTGCTGCAGAACCGCAGCATCCTCGATCCCTACATTACCGATTGGCTGTCGCCGGAGCTCAGCATTACGGACGGCATGAACGGCGCCGCCGGCGTGCGCCAGGCGGGACGGCTGCTGCTGTTCACGAAGATCAATCAGGTTGTCGGCGCGATCGATAAGAAGATCAAGACGCTGAGCGTAGGCACGAACAAGAAGCTGATGGTCTTCCTGCTGACAGGTCTGTCGGGCGGCACGGGCAGCGGCGCTTTTCTGGACATCGCCTATATTGTCCGCGGCATCATCGAGCGCGATTACGGCTCTGCCGGCATCGACCGGGTCAGCACGCTCGGCTATTTGTTCACGCCTGACGTCAACCTCTCCAACAAGAGTCTCAGCGAGCATACCCGCGAATACATCCGCAAGAACGGCTATGCGGCGCTGAAAGAGCTGGATTACTGGATGAACGTGGACAGCCGGGGCGAGCGGTTCCGCCAGCAGTACGGCAACATTCTCACGGTCAATTCGCCGCTGCCTCCGTTCAACCTGTGCCATCTGATCTCGGCGACGAACACGGAAGGCAAGCTGCTGGAGAGCGCCTACGATTACTGCATGAATGTGACGGCAGAGAATATTACGAACTTCATGGCGAGCGAGGAGAAGCAGTCGGGAGAGGAATTCGCGATCCACGATTATATCAGCAACATCCGCACGAACATTGCGCAGATGCACAAGAGCTATCCCGCCAACTACGAATACAACATTATCGGGGCATCGTCCGCCGTGCTGCCGATCGAGGAAATGACGACCTATCTGGCGTATCGCCTCTTCGACAAAATGGACAAAATGTTCCACCAGGCCCCCGGCCAGGAGGATATCGAGAAGCTGGCGCGCAAGCTCGGCATCGACCTGGAGAGCGTCATCAAGACGTTCGAGGCCCGCGTTCCGGAGCCGCTGCCGGGTTATGAGAACAGCGAACGCCTGAGCCACGGCAATGTCATCAAGCAACAGGTGGTCGATATGGACACCGAGCTGGAGCAGAATTTCCTGGCCCGTGTGCGCGAGGAGTACATCAAGGTAAGCAAGCAGCTGCCCGGCGATATCGTTGGCCGCTTCGGCGAGGAGATGGAGCGGACGTTCCTGCATCCCGAGCAAGGTCCGTTCTACGTATCGCGGCTGATTTTTACGGAAAAAGGCTTCTGCCTCCTGAAATTGATCCAGTCGTATATCGAAGCGCTGCGCGAGAATTTGCTCCGTCTGCCGCGTGATATCGAAACGGCGCGCGAAGCGGCGGAGGATAAGCTGGGCGACGCGCGGAGCGCTTTTGTCTCCAAGGAGAAGAAGAAGAACGCCTACATCGAAGCCAAAATCAATGAGTACTGGCTCCACGCCGATACGGAGCGCACCGAGCGCATGATCGAATTCTACGAGGATCTGTTCGAGCTGCTGAACGAGGAGAACAGCCGGATTTACGGCGTATTCACGGAGATTCTGAACGCGCTGAGCTCTATTTTTGAGAAGAACGGAGACATTCTGACAAGCAGCGAAGAGCAGACCGACCATAAGGGCAACAAGACGTATTACTGGAACATCGTCAGCGTGCCGGATATCTCCAAGACGATTTCGAAGATTATGGATCAAAAAGACGGCGATGACCTGATTCGCGACTTCGCCCGGGAAATGCTGCGCAATTCCAGCCGCTGGGTGAGGGAGCAGGAGATCGACATCGTCCGCTCCATTTCGGAATTCCTGAGCGACAAATTCGGGGATCTTATTACCCGGTCGATGGAGGAGTTCCTGGTCATGAAGTACGGCAGTGAAGAGCCGCTCGACAAGCTCGTGGAGCGCACGATCGCCGGCAAGCTCGACGAGGAAGCCGTTCCGGTCTTCCATCTCAGCAACAGCTCGGGCAGTCTGCACTTCCCGTCCTGGGGCTTCGTATCCGTTCCGGTCAAGGCGCCCGGCATCCTGAAGGGCATTCGCAACTATCAGAACAACGCCCTCGGCAAATCCCAGTTCACCGTCAAGGAGAGCGAGGTCAAGAACCGGATTTTCTGGCTGAACACGCGCAACGGCGTGCCGCTGTTCGTCTATACGCCGCTCCGCGTCTATGAGGAGAACTATGAGCGTACAATTCTGGATAAGGAAGGCATCGGACGCCATCTTGTGATGACGGACAAGAACAACTGGACTTATCTGCCTTCGCCGATTCCGGAGCAGTCCTGGGGCGATACGTACAGCAACGCGCGCGTCCGTGAGTATAACGCAAGAGTGCGCAGCGAGTTTGCTAAAGCGCTGGAAACCGGGGTCATTGTGGAAAAAGGTCTGGACGAGAATACAAGCAACCGCTATACGGTCGTATTCACCAAGCCGTTCGATCTCGAATCGTTCCTGAAGAGCTTCGATCTTCAACTGGAATCGCCGCGTCCGAATCTGGGCGAGGTGAAGAAGGCGGCCGACGAGCTGCGCCGGCTTCGGGAGAACGGGCTGGAGCGCGAGGAGTCGAAGGATATTTTCGGCAGCATCAACCGGGAGCTGGCTCAGGAGAACCTGATCCGCACGCCGCTTCTCACCGCCAGAGTGCGGGAAGAGCTGGCGAAATACGAAGCGCTGGCCGCCAAGGCCGCAGAGCTGGACACGGTGCTCGGCCGGTTCCTGGATGAAGAGAAGTGGATGGATCAGTTCCTTGAGGCCCTCTATACGGACACCATTGTGAAGAAGGGTGCCCTGTATGTCTACGACAAGGATGAAGAAGAGGAGTCCTGGGAGCCGTTCGCCAACCTCATGAAGGAACGGAACTATGTGGAGTATGCGGTGTACCGCCACTTCCGCGGGCTGGATGAGAAGAGCCGCAGCCTTCTGCTGCGCAAGGCGGCGCGGCGCGCGGGTGAGATGACCTCGGCTGAGGATGTCTCGCCGCTGCTCTACAGGCTGGAGAGCCTGTACGTCAGCTTCCTTGAATCGCGCGATGCCCTGGAATACGAGAAGGTCGAGCATGCGGACGGCGACGACATGTATGCCTTCTATAAAGCGATGACTGGCAAGCTCGGCAGCATCCGCAGAAAGCTGAAGTAA